The following DNA comes from Nitrospira sp..
GCGAGATGCCGCATATCGAGGATCGGGGGCGAAAAAGCCGATGGTATTATATCCCCAGTAGTTCGTGAGGCTCCGCTCCAGGAGATGGCTGTCATTGATGAAGGTGTGGATAGGCAATAGTTCGACGGCGGTGATTCCAAGCGATTTCAAGTAGTGTAAGACCTCGTTCGTCGCTACGCCGGCATAGGTGCCTTGCAGGTGTGATGGAACGGATGGATGGAGTTTTGTGAGTCCACGAACGTGCGTTTCATAAATAATGGTGTCATCCCACGGGAGATGTTTTCGTCCCCTGGGTCCTGACCAGTCAAAATTGGGATCAACCACCGTGCATTTGGGCATGAACGGCGCGCTGTCTCGGTCGTCAAATGTCAAATCATCCTGAGATTCCACTCGATAGCCGAACAGCGCAGGATTCCATCGTAGCTCGCCCATGTGCGCACCGGCGTAGGGATCCAACACCAACTTATTCGGGTTAAATCGATGGCCGGCTTCGGGCTCGTATGGACCATGCACGCGAAAGCCATAGGGAGCACCGGGATGGATATTAGGCAAGTATCCGTGCCAGATTTGATCGGTATGCTCAGGCAACGGCACCCGGTCGATTTCTTTCTCCCCCTTTGCATCGAAGATGCACACCTCCACCTTGGTGGCATGCGCGGAAAATAGGCTGAAATTGGTCCCCTTTCCATCCCATGTCGCACCGCGCGGAGTGGGACGGCCTTCTTGCACTCGTATCATTGGATAGTGCTCCTTCATGCAACGGTCTAAAGTAGGTTTATAAGTAAACGAATTTGGAGATCTTTAATTGGTTCATTCGGGAATGACACGGTGTTTACTATTTATGAACAGAAAAGAGTCCGCACCGTATCGCAAGGGGTCTTGGGCGATTCTCAATGGATTCAGATTGAACAGATGAAATTAGGAGCATGACCGTTCACGGCATTTCAAAAATAGCATAGAAAAATGCTACTGCTGTTTGGACAAAAGCGCGACAGGAAAACTAGACAACAGTTCCCGCAGCCAGCACCTTCCTCCATCGAAATGGCGACCATCCAGTTCGTGGTGCCAACGACCCTCTGGCAATGATATGGTGGTGTCTTCCCAAGCATCTCCTAGATGACTAAATAGTCTCGGCGCGATGGCAACGACCTCACCGCCTCGTAGAAAGCTGACGACATGTGCCCCCTTCTCACCCTCCGCGTACAGGGGAAGATAGTCTCCATGAGGACCGAACGGTTTGGGCCGGTTGCGACGAAGTCGGAGGCCTTGACGAATCAACCACAGCTTCGGTAGCCCTTCTTTTCGTCGCTGCCAGATTTCATCAGCCGACAATTTCTCGAGGTCTCGTAGAAGTGTCTTTCGGAGCCCGTAATCAACTGGCCGGCGATTGTCAGGATCCACAAGGCTATAACTCCATAACTCCGTGCCTTGATACAGGTCGGGAATTCCGGGAGCGGTTAATTTTAGCAAGGTCTGCGACAGAGATGTGACCTGTCCTTGGGGCTCTAACCCGGCAGCGAACTGAGTGAGATCGTCAATGAACTGAGGATCTTCATACAACCTAGTGACATAAGTTCGAATCGCTTGTTCATACTCTTTCTGCGGAGCCGTCCACGAGGTGTGCAGTTTGGCTTCCCGGATGATTTTTTCAGCATAGGCGAGCGCTCGCTCTTTCTCCAGCGGCCAGGCACCCACGAGGGTCTGGAAGAAGAAATACTCGAAGTTCCGATCTGGGGAATATGCACCCCAATGCTTGGCGGTCTGTTGCGACCACTGCGTGATCTGAGTTATCCAGCGAGCAGGGATCTCAGTAAGGGCCGCAAGTCTGGCTCTCACATCCTCACTCCGTTTCGTATCGTGAGTGGAAGTCCCGAGCATCGTCTTGGGCCAGTACCAGTGCCTATGTTCGCACCACTGATGGAATTGATCGATCGTGGTGCCGAAACGTCCCGGATTACCCCCCACTTCGTTCAGGGCTATAAAGCGGTGATAACAATAAAAGGCGGTATCCTCAGCTCCTTTGGCCATAACCGGGCCGGTGATCTGCTGAAAGCGTGTGACAAAGTCGCCTTCTCGCTCTCCCGTTATTATGAGGAGCAATAGGTCTCGGATGAAGAGTAAGAGATCCTGTCCCAGATCTGTGCGTCGTGCCGAGACGTTCGCGAAGGCCCGTGTCACGACGCGTTGATCGTGCTCACTCACCTCGCCCGTTTGCGGGCGCACATACGCTCGATAGACGGGGAACTCGACGAGATACTCGCGAATGGCCTCGTGTAACTCATGACGAGTGTAATCCCGGTGATGGGTATGCTGCTCACAAATCTCCCACAACATTGATGTGAGAATATTTAAGTCACTGCCTAACACGTGCCGGAGCACGTGATCCTTTTTCTCACGAAGTACCTCGGCAAACGTCCGGGTCTCTCCGCTGAACTCCCCATAAAATCGGGTAAGCGATTCCTCACTGCTGGGATCCATAAAAAGGCCTAAGACTAGGTTCATAAAATCGTAGCCCGTGGTGCCTGACACGGGCCACGATTCTGGCAATTGCTCCTCGTCAATCAGGATCTTTTCCACCACAATCCAACCACTGGAGACACGCGCTTGGAGCCGCTCCAGATACTGCTGGGGATCTTGCAATCCATCTGGGTGATCCACTCGCACGCCGTCAACGGGACCGTCCGGCGCCAACCAATCAAACAGCCGCTGATGAATATCCGCAAAGAC
Coding sequences within:
- the treY gene encoding malto-oligosyltrehalose synthase; this encodes MPDPLATYRLQMHAGFTLNDATAIVPYLRELGVSHCYSSPILQAAKGSTHGYDVLDHTRVNHELGGEEAFKRFNQELRTHQLGLLLDIVPNHMAIGGRESVWWWDVLENGQASRYAPYFDVEWQPPESKLHHMVMVPILSDHYGRVLDTGEIHVARHGGSFTIQYHDHVLPLAPRSIEFILKQAADVAASDMTAFFADALEQLPSSRTTDWVSLRRRHRDKGILLDLLARFLREDEAAASSVDRCIERLNQDTSALHELLERQNYRLAFWRTSSQDLGYRRFFDINTLVGLRTEDERVFADIHQRLFDWLAPDGPVDGVRVDHPDGLQDPQQYLERLQARVSSGWIVVEKILIDEEQLPESWPVSGTTGYDFMNLVLGLFMDPSSEESLTRFYGEFSGETRTFAEVLREKKDHVLRHVLGSDLNILTSMLWEICEQHTHHRDYTRHELHEAIREYLVEFPVYRAYVRPQTGEVSEHDQRVVTRAFANVSARRTDLGQDLLLFIRDLLLLIITGEREGDFVTRFQQITGPVMAKGAEDTAFYCYHRFIALNEVGGNPGRFGTTIDQFHQWCEHRHWYWPKTMLGTSTHDTKRSEDVRARLAALTEIPARWITQITQWSQQTAKHWGAYSPDRNFEYFFFQTLVGAWPLEKERALAYAEKIIREAKLHTSWTAPQKEYEQAIRTYVTRLYEDPQFIDDLTQFAAGLEPQGQVTSLSQTLLKLTAPGIPDLYQGTELWSYSLVDPDNRRPVDYGLRKTLLRDLEKLSADEIWQRRKEGLPKLWLIRQGLRLRRNRPKPFGPHGDYLPLYAEGEKGAHVVSFLRGGEVVAIAPRLFSHLGDAWEDTTISLPEGRWHHELDGRHFDGGRCWLRELLSSFPVALLSKQQ